The following are from one region of the Quercus robur chromosome 1, dhQueRobu3.1, whole genome shotgun sequence genome:
- the LOC126727813 gene encoding transcription factor DIVARICATA-like, protein MVNWDVMKWETEILPPNWVLDHESKSSKWTPAENKLFENALAVYDKESPDRWLKVAAMIPGKTVGDVMKQYRDLEVDVNNIEAGLIPIPGYSTSTSPFTLDWNSHALAYDGFRQTYSIAGKRSSSARPTEQERKKGVPWTEEEHKLFLMGLTKYGKGDWRNISRNFVVTRTPTQVASHAQKYFIRQLSGGKDKRRASIHDITTVNLIDMKSPSPDNKRPPSPEHSTVLHHHHNQQQSNSAAMGRTPFQWNQPIGGGGATMAFNQTYGNVFMTTPYNSYGIKLEGQNLHRGVAHESYNIGPQNMVFQMHSAQHYSHG, encoded by the exons ATGGTAAATTGGGACGTGATGAAGTGGGAAACTGAAATTCTGCCCCCTAATTGGGTTCTGGACCACGAGAGCAAGAGCTCGAAATGGACTCCGGCGGAGAACAAGTTGTTCGAAAACGCGCTGGCCGTGTACGACAAGGAGTCCCCGGATCGATGGCTCAAAGTGGCGGCCATGATCCCCGGAAAGACTGTTGGGGATGTGATGAAGCAATACAGAGACTTGGAAGTTGATGTTAATAATATAGAGGCAGGGCTTATACCAATTCCTGGTTACTCTACCTCCACTTCACCATTCACATTGGATTGGAATAGCCATGCCCTTGCTTATGATGGGTTTAGACAAACCTATAGCATCGCCGGAAAGAGATCTTCCTCGGCCCGCCCAACTGAGCaggagagaaagaaaggggTTCCATGGACAGAGGAGGAGCATAA ATTGTTTCTGATGGGACTGACAAAGTATGGCAAAGGGGACTGGAGAAATATCTCGCGCAATTTTGTTGTGACTAGGACACCAACTCAGGTGGCTAGCCATGCTCAGAAGTACTTCATCAGGCAGCTTTCTGGAGGGAAAGATAAGCGGAGAGCAAGCATCCATGATATTACTACTGTTAATCTCATTGACATGAAAAGTCCTTCACCAGACAATAAAAGACCCCCGTCCCCGGAACACTCTACAGTGCTTCACCACCATCACAACCAGCAGCAGTCAAATTCCGCAGCCATGGGCAGAACACCTTTTCAATGGAATCAGCCAATTGGTGGAGGTGGAGCAACCATGGCTTTCAACCAAACATATGGGAATGTGTTCATGACCACTCCGTATAACTCTTATGGGATAAAATTGGAGGGTCAAAATCTGCACAGAGGTGTTGCTCATGAATCTTACAATATTGGACCTCAAAATATGGTTTTCCAAATGCATTCTGCGCAGCACTACTCCCATGGATGA